TGACGCCCCCGGTCGGCCTACAGCGGCGGGTTCTGCGGCCGCCCCTCGGGCGAGCCCCTACGCCGTCGAAGCCGAGAAGCGACGGCGGTACACCTCATGGGCCGCCCAGCCCAGCATCAAGTAGTAGAACGAGAACTCGTAGGGCTCCCAGTTCTCAACGCCCCGGATCCCGATCGCCAGCGTTGCCACGACGAAACCGACCGTCGTGAGGAGGGCGAATGTGGCCTTCGACATGGTGCACCTCGTGTCCGAATGAAGGGGAGCTACGGAATGGTAGGGAAGCAGTTGCACGCTTGGCGCACAGGCCGCAGAACAGGGGGCCACTAAGCCGCAAAGAGCCGGCGGCAAAGCGGTGGTACGGCGGCAGCATACGACGGCGCCGAGGAATCCGAGAGCGCTGATGCTCCTTGTCGGCCAGCAGCGGCGGGATCCTTCCAATCAGGAGACCATCCTTCGGATCCCACTCGCCGCCGCCGCCATGACCTCCTTCACCGGCCTCGACCTCCACAAGCGCTCCGTCACCGCGACCACGCTCGACGCCGAAGGCGTCGTCGTCGCGACGGCCAAGATGCCGTGCCGGCCCGACGCCCTCCGGGCCTACTTCGCCCAGCAGCCCGGGCACCACGCGGCGACCGTCGAGTGCACGACGGGCTGGTACTGGGTCCGCGACGCGCTCGCCGACCGGGCCGACGGCGGCCCCGAGGTCGACCTCACGCTCGCCCACGCCAAGGGCGTCAAGGCCATCGCCGCCGCGAAGGTCAAGACGGACGCCGCAGATGCGAGGACGCTGGCCCATCTTCTCCGGACCGACCTCCTGCCCGAGGCCCACATGATCTCCGACGAGATGCGCCCGCTCCGCGACGTGCTCCGGACCCGGCTTCGCCTGGTCGAGCGCCGGGTGGCCGCCCAGAACTCGGTCGCCCGGCTCCTCGAGAAGCACAACGTCCGCGACGTGGCCGACCTCGACGCCTTCGGGAGGCTCCAGGCCGAGACCCACATCGAACAAGCGGAGCTCCTGCACCAGCAGATCAAGCGGCTCGAGAAGCACCTCCGCATCCACCTCGTCCCCGATGCCGATGTCCAACGCCTGTTCCGCATCCCGGGCATCGGCCAGGCCGTCGCCTTCTCGATCCGCCTCGAGGTCGACGACGTCTCGCGCTTCGAGACCGACCGCCAGTTCTTCAGCTACTGCCGCCTCGTCCCGGGCGCCGACAACTCGGGCGACCGGGTCCGCCACAAGCGGTCCCGCGACGGGAACAGGTACCTCAAGCTCGCCTTCAGCCACGCCGCCGTCCGGGCGATCCAGTACTACCCGGAGGTCCGCGACTGGTACAAGACGAAGCGGCGGCGGAAGCCGGAGGCGGTCGCCCGGGCGCTCGTGGCCAAGGAGATCGCCCGGGTCGTCTACCATGTCCTCCGCAAGCAGGAAGACTTCAACGGCCGGTTCAAGGGACGCCCCCTGAGCCGGCTGAAGAAGGAGCAATGGCCGCTCCTCGCAAGCCCGGCCGGTATAACTGGCGACGGCGAGCCCCAAGCTCGACCGCCCTCGGCGGGAATGGGAAGCGAGTAGCGGGCCGCCTCGGGGGCTCTCGCCCCGACGGCCCAAGCCGCCGACAGAGATCTGGGACGCCGAGCCCCGACGCTCGGCCGTCGTCGTGACCGACGGCGAGAGCCCGAATGGGGGTGTGGCCCGCCAGCGCTTCGAGAAGCGACTGACGAGGACCCTCTCGATCTGACGACGCGGTGCCAAGGCTCCGAGAACCGAGCGCTCCTCAGACCGAGGGGCGCCGGGCGAGACTGGCCCTACCGCGCCGGAACCGCCCTACTTGACAAAGACCTGATTATGGGGGTTCTACGGCGCTCCGGCTACGGCAGCCCCGCTCCCTCAATCTCCGCCAGCGCCGCTCGGAGGACGCGGACCGCCTTCGGCCCCACACCGTGCAGCGCAAGCAGGTCCGCGTCGGAGCGTGCTGCAACTTGGCTGAGCGTCGTGACCCCGGCGGCGGTCAGGGCACGGAGTGCAGGCTTGCCGACCTTGGCCGGGATCAACGTGTCGGAGCGTGGGCTCATGGAACGTAGTGAGAGCGCCGTAGAACAGATTGCGGCTCACCCGCGAAGGGCGACGGCCGCTGGCGGTGGTTCGGAGCGGAGGATACGCCGATGGCGGGACAGCGCGGGGACGCCAGAGCCCTTCGTCGGCGTGCAGCCGCGGGTTAGGCAGCGAAGCGTCTCCGCCGGGTGTGTGCCAAGGCCCCACCTCTCCCTGGACGCGGCCACACCGTTCGCTCATTCGCCTTCTGCCGAAGAGACCGGACGATAGACACAGATGAGAACGTCGGTCTTGGCCTGCGCCACCGACACGAGATCCAGGGGGCGGGCGCGCCCGTCGGATGGGAAGATCGTCTTCCCCCCACCCAGGAGGATCGGCTCGACCATCAGCCTGTACTCGTCCACCAGGTCGTTCTCTACGAGCTGCTGGGCCAGCGAGGCACTGCCCATCACTTGAATGGTGGCGTCGCCCCCCTTCGCCCGGAGCGAGCGGATGGAACCGATCGCGTCCGCGTCACCGCCGAGCACCTTCGTGTTGCCCCAGCGCGAGGCGGCCTCCTCCGCCGAGAGCGTGCGCGACGCGACGTACTTCGGGATCTCGTTCATCATGTCGGCGAAGGGGTCCCCAGCCCGCGCTGGCCAGGCGTCGGCCATCACCTCCCAGGTGCGCCGCCCGAACAGCAGCGCTTCGGTGCTCTGCATCGCGTCGCTGAGGGCGGCCCCCATCGACTCGGGATCGAAGAACGGCATCGACCAGCCGCCGTGCTCGAACCCCCCGTCAGGGTCTTCCCCTCTGCCACCGGGAGCTTGCACGACGCCGTCTAGGCTGATAAAGTCATTGAGCACGATGCGCATTCAGCTTTGGGATGGGTGGTAGCTGCCTAACAGTTGACCGCTCAGCCGCAGCACGCTGACGACTGGCGGTGTGGACGAGGCAACGTAGACACCGCCGCTCGGACGCAGCAAGAACGCTCGCGCGTGCTGTCGGCCTGCAGCGGTGAGTTATACGGCAGCGAAGCAGCCTTACTTGCCGAGGAACTCCGCGTAGCTCTTGCGGACCCAGCTGATGTAAGCGGCACACTCATCAGGAGTCCCATCCTGCACGCGGTCCCTAAACTGAGTAGTCCAATAGTCGCGGCAGAACGTGTCAGCATGGTCGAACCCAGTCTCAGGTCCGTACTTATCGGCCTGCTCGACTGTGTTGTCCTGAGGTAGCCCGATCGCGTCAAGCACGAGATCAAGCAGGTTCACGTCGAAGTACGAGAAGTCGATGTCGGGGTGAAACTTGCCGACCTTGGCCCACTGCTGGTGATCAAGCTGCAGGAGCCTGATCAGCAGCGTCTCACTAGTCATCGGTTCGAGCATGGGGGTTGGGCTGCCGTATAACAGCTGGCCGCTCAGCCGCCGGGGGCTGAGGGCACGAGGAGTGTGCGAGCGAATGTAGGCGCCGAATCGCACACGCGCGAGGACGCTGAAGCCCACGGTCGGCCTGCAGTGGCGGGTTCTACCGCGCCCGCGCCCTAGCCCTCTCGGAGAGCTCCCAGCACCTTCTCGATCCGCCGCCGCCGGGTGTCGGCCGCCTTCGCCCCCTCGACCGAGAGGACGTGCCCCCGCTGTTTGCTGTAGGACAAGGCGTCGAACCGCTCGCGGGCAGCGGGGTCCTCGGCCATCGCGGCCGCGAGGTCGGATGGGACCTCGACCTCCCGCGGCGCCGTGTCGAGCGCCAGCGAGACCTCGACCTCGTCCCCCGCCTCGACCCCGGCCGCCTCGCGGTGCTCCGCGCTGACGGGGAGCATGTACTTGCCGCCCCGGGGAGCGATGGTGCTCCGGTACGAGTACCCGTTGAGGGTGACCCGAACGGGCGGTCGCTTGTGCGAGCCGAGCGCCTCGACGGCATCGGCCGGAACCTCGATTCCGGTCGCGGTCTTGCCGTGGAGTTCCAGACGTGCGGTGAAGGACATAGAGGGTGTGTCAGCGCGGTAGAACAGAGGGCCGCTCAACCGCGAAGGGCTAAGGGCACGGAAGCGGAACTAAGCGAAAGTAGCGCCGACGTTCGGACGAGCCGAGAGCGCTGACGCCCTTCGTCGGCTTGCAGCGGCGGGATCATTCCAATCAGGCAGCCATCCCTGAGATCCCATCCGCCCCCGCCGCCATGACGTACTTCACCGGCCTCGACCTCCACAAGCGGTCCGTCACCGCGACCACCCTCGACGCCGAGGGCGCCGTCGTCGCCACGGCCAAGGTGCCCTGCCGGGCCCCGGCGCTCCGGGCCTACTTCGCCCAGATCCCCGGCGACCACGCGGCCACCGTCGAGTGCACGACCGGCTGGTACTGGGTCAAGGACGCGATCTCCAGCGAGGTACACCTCCACCTCGCCCATGCCAAGGGCGTCAAGGCGATCGCCGCCGCGAAGGTGAAGACGGACGCCGCAGATGCGAAGATGCTGGCCCATCTTCTGAGGACCGACCTGCTCCCCGAGGCCCACATGATCTCCGACGAGATGCGGCCCCTCCGCGACGTGCTCCGGACCCGGCTCCGGCTCGTCGAGCGGAGAGTCGCCGCGCAGAACTCGATCGCCCGCCTGCTGGAGAAGCACAACGTCCGGGACGTGGCCGACCTCGACGCCCTCGGCCAGCTCCAGGCCCAGTGCCACATCGAGCAGGCCGAGTCCTTGCATGCCCAGATCAAGCGGCTGGAGAAGGCGCTCCACCCCCACCTCGTCCCGGACGACGACGTGCAGCGCCTGCTCCGGGTCCCGGGGATCGGGAAGGCGGGCGCGTTCACGGTCCGACTGGAGGTCGATGACATCGCCCGCTTCCCCACCGAGCGCCAGTTCTTCAGCTACTGCCGGCTCGTGCCGGGGGCCGACAACTCCGGCGAGCGGGCCCGGCACAAGCGGAGCCGGGACGGGAATCGGTACCTGAAGCTGGCGTTCTCGCACGCGGCGGTCCGGGCCCTCCAGTACTACCCGGAGGTGAGGGCGTGGTACGGGACGAAGAAGCGGAAGAAGCCGGAGGCCGTCGCCCGCGCGCTCGTCGCCAAAGAGATGGCCCGGATCGTCTATCACGTCCTCCGCAAGCAAGAAGACTTCAACGGCCGGTTCAAAGGGAGACCTCTGAGCCGCGCCAAGAAGGAGCAATGGCCCCTACTCCCGAGCCCGGCCAGCATAACTGGCGCCGGCGAAGGCCCCGTCCTTCGACCGCCCTCGGCGGGAATGGGAGGGGAGTAGGCGTGCCGCCGACAGAGATCTGGGACGACGTGCTGAACGCGTCCGCTGTCGGAGACCGATAGCGAGAGCCCGTTTGGGGGTGTGGCCCGCCGGCGCTCCGCCGGTGGCAGCCCAGCCGATCTAGCAACGCGGTGCCGTAGCTCCAAAGACCGAGCGCCCCGTCAGACGCGGGGTGCAGGAAGAGACTGTCCGTACCTCACCGAGAACGCCCTACTTGACATCTACCTGATTTTGGGGGTTAGGCGGATCGTGGGGTAAGCGTTACCGAAGAATGCCTACGAGACAGTAAAACCGGACAGTAAAGTTCCAGTCCTTCCGCTGTTGCTAACAGTAACAGTCCGGGGGCCGGCAGAAGCTTTGACTTCCACGCTGAGGCGCGCAGAGATCTCCCCGTCGCCAACGACTGTAAAAGACTCTACACATACTCCCGTCCCGAATCCCACGTCAGTAGCGTTCGTGAACTGATCCCCGTAATCGTGACTGTGAGAGCATCGCCAGGCGCTGCCGTGTTGGGGGTGACTTTCTGTGGATATGGCATATCGCAGGAAGGGTAGAGCGAGACGATCAGATCCGCCTAACAGACGGCCGCTCAGCCGCCGAGGGCGACGAGCGGTGAGGCGTGAATTGGCAGGAGGATACGCCACCCTAAATGAAGTTGAGGACGTGGCCGCCCTCGGTCGGCCTGCAGCGGCGGGTTCGGCGGCGCACCACCCGACGGGCGAGGGCCCGATTCCCCGTCCTCCCGCCAGCGCCGAGACCGGAGCGCCGGCGATGCCGCGACCGCCGAGGGGGCGCGGCTGCCCGCGGCGGCGCCGGGCGACGGGCTCGACGCCAGCGACCGAGCGAGGCCCGGTGAGGAGCGGCGGGGCCCGGAGCGAGCGGAGCGCCGCAAACGGAGCGAGCGCCGAGCCCCGGCTTGCGGCGCGGGAGCGAGCGGGAGGGCCGCAGAGCGACGAGCGGGGCCGGACGCTGGCGACGGCCGCCAGCGGGACGGGCCGGCACCCGAGGCAGAGAGCGGGAAGCGTCCGGTTGGCACCGCGCCGCCGAACAGTTGACCGCTCAGCCGCAGCACGCTGACGACTGGCGGTGTGGACGAGGCAACGTAGACACCGCCGCTCGGACGCAGCAAGAACGCTCGCGCGTGCTGTCGGCCTG
This sequence is a window from Rubrivirga marina. Protein-coding genes within it:
- a CDS encoding YdeI/OmpD-associated family protein, producing MSFTARLELHGKTATGIEVPADAVEALGSHKRPPVRVTLNGYSYRSTIAPRGGKYMLPVSAEHREAAGVEAGDEVEVSLALDTAPREVEVPSDLAAAMAEDPAARERFDALSYSKQRGHVLSVEGAKAADTRRRRIEKVLGALREG
- a CDS encoding IS110 family transposase; the encoded protein is MTYFTGLDLHKRSVTATTLDAEGAVVATAKVPCRAPALRAYFAQIPGDHAATVECTTGWYWVKDAISSEVHLHLAHAKGVKAIAAAKVKTDAADAKMLAHLLRTDLLPEAHMISDEMRPLRDVLRTRLRLVERRVAAQNSIARLLEKHNVRDVADLDALGQLQAQCHIEQAESLHAQIKRLEKALHPHLVPDDDVQRLLRVPGIGKAGAFTVRLEVDDIARFPTERQFFSYCRLVPGADNSGERARHKRSRDGNRYLKLAFSHAAVRALQYYPEVRAWYGTKKRKKPEAVARALVAKEMARIVYHVLRKQEDFNGRFKGRPLSRAKKEQWPLLPSPASITGAGEGPVLRPPSAGMGGE
- a CDS encoding dihydrofolate reductase family protein, with the protein product MRIVLNDFISLDGVVQAPGGRGEDPDGGFEHGGWSMPFFDPESMGAALSDAMQSTEALLFGRRTWEVMADAWPARAGDPFADMMNEIPKYVASRTLSAEEAASRWGNTKVLGGDADAIGSIRSLRAKGGDATIQVMGSASLAQQLVENDLVDEYRLMVEPILLGGGKTIFPSDGRARPLDLVSVAQAKTDVLICVYRPVSSAEGE
- a CDS encoding IS110 family transposase, with amino-acid sequence MLLVGQQRRDPSNQETILRIPLAAAAMTSFTGLDLHKRSVTATTLDAEGVVVATAKMPCRPDALRAYFAQQPGHHAATVECTTGWYWVRDALADRADGGPEVDLTLAHAKGVKAIAAAKVKTDAADARTLAHLLRTDLLPEAHMISDEMRPLRDVLRTRLRLVERRVAAQNSVARLLEKHNVRDVADLDAFGRLQAETHIEQAELLHQQIKRLEKHLRIHLVPDADVQRLFRIPGIGQAVAFSIRLEVDDVSRFETDRQFFSYCRLVPGADNSGDRVRHKRSRDGNRYLKLAFSHAAVRAIQYYPEVRDWYKTKRRRKPEAVARALVAKEIARVVYHVLRKQEDFNGRFKGRPLSRLKKEQWPLLASPAGITGDGEPQARPPSAGMGSE